In Sphingobacterium thalpophilum, a genomic segment contains:
- a CDS encoding Lrp/AsnC family transcriptional regulator codes for MELDEIDVKLLRLLQQDASMSNKALSFELNKSIAAVHERVRKLKRLGYIKKTVAILDRHKVGIGLISFSQVFLKAHTFEVLNEFEKEVAKFPEVMECYQMAGSYDFMLRIATKDMDAYHIFLRHRLAVLPQVNTVQTYFVLSETKSETAYPL; via the coding sequence ATGGAATTGGATGAAATCGATGTAAAATTATTGCGCCTCCTTCAGCAAGATGCCTCAATGAGTAACAAAGCGCTATCCTTTGAACTCAACAAATCTATTGCCGCTGTTCATGAACGTGTTAGAAAGCTAAAGCGGTTAGGCTACATCAAAAAAACGGTGGCAATTTTGGACCGCCACAAAGTAGGCATTGGGTTAATTTCATTTTCCCAGGTTTTTCTCAAGGCGCACACGTTTGAGGTGTTGAATGAATTCGAAAAAGAGGTGGCTAAATTTCCCGAGGTTATGGAATGCTACCAAATGGCAGGCTCTTACGACTTTATGTTACGTATAGCAACCAAAGATATGGATGCTTATCATATTTTTCTGCGGCATCGACTGGCTGTATTACCTCAAGTAAACACCGTACAGACCTACTTTGTATTATCGGAGACAAAAAGCGAGACGGCTTATCCCCTTTAA
- a CDS encoding UbiA-like polyprenyltransferase — MKKYLSLVLFAHSVFALPFAFIGFFLALHTTDYAFSWKLLVLMLVCMVTARNAAMAFNRYLDRDIDAINPRTAMRDIPAGKISAKNALVFTLVNCLIFIAATYFINSLCFMLSPIALFVVLFYSYTKRITPLCHLVLGAGLGLAPIGAYMVITGQFATVPVLYGFAVLTWVSGFDIIYALQDEDFDRANQLNSIPVWLGTKGAMRVSECLHVLSFIFILIPAFLMPVGWIYYLGVVFYGALLIYQHTLFSSTNLSRVNRDFMTTNGYASVIFAVFYLLDIWLIK; from the coding sequence ATGAAAAAATACTTGTCCTTAGTTTTATTTGCTCATAGTGTATTTGCATTGCCATTTGCCTTTATTGGCTTCTTTTTGGCATTGCACACAACAGACTATGCCTTTTCGTGGAAATTATTGGTTTTGATGCTCGTTTGTATGGTGACGGCCCGTAATGCTGCCATGGCATTCAATCGTTATCTGGATAGAGATATTGATGCCATTAATCCAAGAACGGCCATGCGTGATATTCCTGCTGGAAAAATTTCCGCTAAAAATGCATTGGTTTTTACGCTGGTAAATTGCCTGATTTTTATTGCAGCGACGTATTTTATCAATTCTCTTTGCTTTATGTTGTCGCCCATTGCACTTTTTGTTGTGCTTTTTTACTCCTATACAAAGCGCATAACGCCCTTATGCCATCTTGTATTGGGTGCAGGGCTGGGATTGGCTCCAATAGGCGCATATATGGTTATTACAGGACAATTTGCGACCGTTCCGGTACTTTATGGTTTCGCTGTGTTGACTTGGGTGAGTGGCTTCGATATTATTTACGCTTTGCAGGACGAAGACTTTGATCGGGCAAATCAGCTGAATTCTATACCCGTGTGGTTAGGAACGAAAGGAGCTATGCGCGTTTCGGAATGTCTGCATGTGCTTTCTTTTATATTTATTTTAATACCAGCATTTTTGATGCCTGTAGGTTGGATTTATTATTTAGGTGTGGTCTTTTATGGGGCGTTGCTGATTTACCAGCATACCCTGTTTTCATCGACCAATTTAAGTCGGGTCAATCGCGACTTTATGACCACCAATGGTTATGCCTCGGTGATTTTTGCAGTATTTTACCTCTTGGATATCTGGTTGATCAAATAA
- a CDS encoding PNGase F N-terminal domain-containing protein, which yields MKKSILFTSILCLSLSSQAQKLSNYVIQYNQSFNGNTAANQNAILVYANEKETFVSSAKEMNGQLAPPYERVVVERAGGNALLKIAKLKDGSIILTKDSLALSKQKFNATNETKTILGYPCKKVETSINSNKIEVWYTDKLGVKGAPTELGQDLGLVLEVIRNGNTRTFATKVEKVKTIPDQLRLKGNEKPYDELSYKDLIWKNRFIQIPVFRKERIRFADDVKSDSILRFADDVKSDSILRFANGTVLVKKVKIPKIKTSDNVFVQLVEQSKGDAYDRTGSVFIIPTNKAQSFLDGMKNGMGTLPKYENGNGKAYQGVVKTASFEPIVELMRFFTPFGVKQFNYLQLKDKVWQDSVLYRQDVTELAGMLSEQEVYVGAFIGNYDKNGHEVSVELTIHPGFDAESKGSLKKTMSLFTTTNVMEMGGQEYGSMFDKEKGLTVSFHLDQDAKNVQLRYITTGHGGWGNGDEFVPKENRIFLNDSLLFKNTPWRNDCGSYRLSNPASGNFATGLSSSDLSRSNWCPGTVTPPIYIDLGDLKAGDHTMQVQIPQGAPEGTSFSSWNVTGTLLFD from the coding sequence ATGAAGAAAAGTATTCTTTTCACGTCTATTTTATGTTTGTCATTGTCTTCGCAGGCGCAAAAGCTGTCGAATTATGTCATTCAATATAATCAAAGTTTCAATGGGAATACAGCTGCCAATCAAAATGCCATTCTAGTCTATGCCAATGAAAAGGAGACTTTTGTTAGTTCGGCAAAAGAAATGAATGGACAGTTGGCGCCGCCATACGAACGGGTTGTGGTGGAGCGTGCTGGAGGCAATGCTTTACTTAAAATTGCTAAACTCAAAGACGGATCAATCATTCTAACCAAAGATTCGCTCGCGCTTTCGAAGCAAAAATTTAACGCCACAAACGAGACTAAAACAATATTGGGCTATCCCTGTAAAAAAGTGGAGACGAGCATCAATTCCAATAAAATAGAAGTTTGGTATACCGATAAATTAGGGGTCAAAGGTGCACCCACGGAACTTGGTCAGGACCTTGGTCTGGTACTCGAGGTAATCCGCAATGGGAATACACGGACTTTTGCCACTAAAGTAGAAAAGGTAAAGACTATACCGGATCAACTGAGGCTGAAAGGAAATGAAAAACCTTACGACGAACTTTCTTACAAAGATCTCATCTGGAAGAACCGTTTTATCCAAATACCTGTTTTTCGGAAGGAAAGAATACGTTTTGCAGATGATGTAAAATCGGATTCTATTTTACGTTTTGCAGATGATGTAAAATCGGATTCTATTTTACGTTTTGCGAATGGGACGGTTTTGGTAAAAAAGGTGAAAATCCCAAAAATAAAGACAAGCGACAATGTATTTGTGCAGTTGGTCGAACAATCGAAAGGTGATGCCTATGATCGCACTGGATCAGTTTTTATCATCCCGACGAACAAGGCACAGAGCTTTTTGGATGGCATGAAAAATGGTATGGGTACCCTTCCTAAGTATGAAAATGGCAATGGTAAAGCCTATCAAGGGGTTGTAAAAACAGCATCCTTTGAGCCTATTGTTGAATTGATGCGTTTCTTTACACCATTTGGTGTTAAGCAGTTTAACTATCTTCAGTTAAAGGATAAGGTTTGGCAAGACTCAGTGCTGTACCGTCAGGACGTAACCGAATTGGCAGGTATGTTGAGCGAGCAGGAGGTCTATGTGGGTGCCTTCATTGGCAACTATGATAAAAATGGACATGAGGTGAGTGTTGAGCTGACGATACATCCGGGCTTCGATGCCGAGTCAAAAGGCAGTCTGAAAAAGACGATGTCTTTATTTACGACGACCAATGTCATGGAAATGGGCGGTCAGGAGTACGGATCTATGTTTGACAAGGAGAAAGGTCTTACTGTTTCATTTCATTTGGACCAGGATGCTAAAAACGTGCAATTACGCTACATTACAACAGGGCATGGAGGCTGGGGAAATGGTGATGAGTTTGTGCCTAAAGAAAACCGCATTTTCCTAAACGATTCATTGCTCTTTAAAAACACCCCTTGGCGCAATGATTGCGGTTCGTATCGTTTGTCGAACCCCGCTTCAGGCAATTTTGCTACAGGGTTGTCTTCATCCGATCTGAGTCGCTCCAATTGGTGTCCAGGTACAGTAACACCACCGATCTATATTGATCTGGGGGATTTAAAAGCCGGAGACCATACGATGCAGGTACAGATCCCACAGGGAGCGCCTGAAGGAACAAGTTTCAGTAGCTGGAATGTGACGGGTACCTTGTTATTCGATTAA